A region from the Leucoraja erinacea ecotype New England chromosome 18, Leri_hhj_1, whole genome shotgun sequence genome encodes:
- the si:dkey-23n7.10 gene encoding SPRY domain-containing SOCS box protein 3 isoform X1 produces the protein MQFPCLPQSITSGFVEEHWVWDVHAKSPAVQLSPCRRAVYFHIDPIVQSEGTAGVRGTKGFIHGEHYWEVKFLEPPYGTSVMVGAGTKQALLHLGNYQFRNMLGMDLESWGLSYKGTVWHGGQSRQYTEPFYETSTIIGVDLNLYDGTMVFYKNGLNLGVAFTGLNKVGVPLYPIVSSTAAETELHLEMRSCRFLSLQEQCLYTVLQHLVDKVHIDTLPLPEIIRRQLKEF, from the exons ATGCAGTTTCCCTGTTTACCTCAGTCCATCACAAGTGGTTTTGTTGAGGAACATTGGGTATGGGACGTTCATGCCAAGTCACCAGCAGTGCAACTTTCTCCTTGTCGGAGAGCTGTTTACTTCCATATTGATCCCATCGTGCAAAGTGAAGGTACAGCTGGAGTGAGAGGAACCAAAG GTTTCATCCATGGAGAGCATTATTGGGAAGTGAAGTTTCTTGAACCCCCCTATGGTACTTCTGTGATGGTGGGTGCTGGGACAAAACAAGCTCTGCTACATCTTGGGAATTATCAATTTAGAAACATGTTAG GAATGGATTTGGAAAGCTGGGGCTTATCTTACAAAGGTACAGTCTGGCATGGTGGACAAAGCAGGCAGTACACTGAACCATTCTACGAGACATCTACGATCATAGGAGTCGATTTAAATCTGTATGATGGTACTATGGTCTTTTATAAAAATGGACTCAATTTGGGGGTTGCATTTACAGGCCTCAATAAG GTTGGAGTACCCCTGTATCCTATTGTCAGTTCTACAGCAGCAGAAACAGAACTTCATCTGGAGATGAGAAGCTGTCGGTTTCTGTCATTGCAAgaacagtgtttatacacagtcctgCAACATCTGGTAGACAAAGTCCACATAGACACACTGCCATTGCCAGAAATCATCAGAAGACAACTTAAAGAATTCTGA
- the si:dkey-23n7.10 gene encoding SPRY domain-containing SOCS box protein 3 isoform X2, with the protein MTEGAEPVSQSRVFTTPSTSSKERSDWRGVKARGVGFIHGEHYWEVKFLEPPYGTSVMVGAGTKQALLHLGNYQFRNMLGMDLESWGLSYKGTVWHGGQSRQYTEPFYETSTIIGVDLNLYDGTMVFYKNGLNLGVAFTGLNKVGVPLYPIVSSTAAETELHLEMRSCRFLSLQEQCLYTVLQHLVDKVHIDTLPLPEIIRRQLKEF; encoded by the exons ATGACCGAGGGAGCTGAGCCAGTTAGCCAGAGCCGCGTGTTTACAACTCCTTCCACTTCTAGTAAAGAACGATCAGACTGGAGAGGGGTTAAAGCGAGAGGTGTGG GTTTCATCCATGGAGAGCATTATTGGGAAGTGAAGTTTCTTGAACCCCCCTATGGTACTTCTGTGATGGTGGGTGCTGGGACAAAACAAGCTCTGCTACATCTTGGGAATTATCAATTTAGAAACATGTTAG GAATGGATTTGGAAAGCTGGGGCTTATCTTACAAAGGTACAGTCTGGCATGGTGGACAAAGCAGGCAGTACACTGAACCATTCTACGAGACATCTACGATCATAGGAGTCGATTTAAATCTGTATGATGGTACTATGGTCTTTTATAAAAATGGACTCAATTTGGGGGTTGCATTTACAGGCCTCAATAAG GTTGGAGTACCCCTGTATCCTATTGTCAGTTCTACAGCAGCAGAAACAGAACTTCATCTGGAGATGAGAAGCTGTCGGTTTCTGTCATTGCAAgaacagtgtttatacacagtcctgCAACATCTGGTAGACAAAGTCCACATAGACACACTGCCATTGCCAGAAATCATCAGAAGACAACTTAAAGAATTCTGA
- the LOC129705692 gene encoding prestin-like, producing MLGSSESFWSSDTNADPSGSNIPLVRTDRNYTFVAKTPYRVSFTGDIPYFHRIDNHNAEKLYEYEKKASELTLPVTYNLKKLFRRTFPFLKWFPRYKVKTWIIGDLLSGISVGLLTIPLSLAFAVCAGEPAVNGVYTSLVTTILYCFLGTTQHLSYGMSAVTALLIAKSTSHIEAQELASDSDCSPKCSRELHVATLTCVSGIILIFMGVFCVSFLRTCISKPVMLGFRAGLALHLLIIFLRILLGIDGTVHHGPLSLFYSSKDIIVNTNKINIFSVIMGLTTLAFLAPFKVINCTYSRHLIPVEFIAIAVSMCLSFWLELEERYNISLINNYPFTLPKPILPSFSLIASVAADAVAMALVTFAVNISMGSENSKKQNQSYRSHQETIILGVCDLLLSFLGTFAASGVWEQSMVQEKTWGQTQAAGLIAAGLSLIALLCAKSLLPLVPKAVLGAIAIVNLGWYFKFFWKYCFVCKKRKYEFLVAIITFLAVCLLDIDIGLGVGIIFSILLTLHRLQRPSMAILGHIPNTENYIDMSLEKTAKEIVGIKIIKIFHSIYYGNVDYLLSRMKVKINCYPRKNSGSDNKLYSEEDKYHMLMESSQFLALGENALRRMNNTVLYRRKISKQTAVIHTVILDCGSVSFVDDEGANALINLFKKYQGVGISFILAGCSSGVLKTIQQMGYFKATSQSCTFSSIHDAVLFSLQQAAERNQSAQGSKCILETDGEMLTQCEDIEIKTDASNSTNEAFGPEERDENISDQRTDIKSAMPRVIEYESAL from the coding sequence ATGCTGGGAAGTTCAGAGTCCTTTTGGTCCAGTGACACAAATGCAGACCCATCTGGTTCAAACATCCCTCTGGTCAGAACTGACAGAAACTATACTTTTGTTGCAAAGACACCATATAGAGTTTCATTTACTGGTGACATTCCTTATTTTCACCGCATAGATAATCACAATGCAGAAAAATTGTATGAATATGAAAAAAAAGCATCTGAACTAACTTTACCAGTTACATATAATTTGAAGAAATTATTCCGGCGAACTTTTCCTTTCCTTAAATGGTTTCCCAGGTATAAAGTAAAGACATGGATTATCGGAGACCTGCTGTCTGGAATTAGTGTGGGTCTACTCACGATTCCCCTGTCCCTTGCTTTCGCTGTTTGTGCTGGAGAGCCAGCTGTTAATGGTGTCTATACAAGTTTAGTTACCACTATCTTATATTGCTTCCTTGGCACAACTCAACATCTGTCTTATGGGATGTCTGCAGTCACTGCTCTTCTCATTGCCAAGAGCACAAGCCATATTGAAGCTCAAGAACTTGCCTCTGACAGTGACTGTTCTCCAAAATGTTCAAGAGAACTGCATGTGGCTACTCTCACTTGTGTTTctggaattattttaatttttatgggAGTTTTTTGTGTCAGCTTCCTAAGAACTTGCATCTCCAAGCCTGTTATGCTTGGCTTCAGAGCTGGATTAGCCTTGCACTTATTAATCATTTTCCTGAGGATATTGCTTGGTATTGATGGGACAGTTCATCATGGTCCTTTATCTCTCTTTTATTCTTCCAAAGACATAATTGTAAATACTAATAAGATAAACATTTTTTCAGTAATTATGGGTTTAACAACATTGGCATTTCTGGCACCTTTTAAAGTAATAAATTGTACATATAGTAGGCATCTTATACCTGTAGAGTTTATTGCAATAGCTGTTTCCATGTGTTTGTCATTCTGGTTGGAACTTGAGGAGAGATACAATATCAGCCTCATAAATAATTATCCATTCACTTTGCCAAAACCCATTCTTCCTTCTTTCTCGTTAATAGCTAGCGTTGCTGCAGATGCTGTTGCTATGGCACTTGTGACATTTGCAGTTAACATTTCGATGGGGAGTGAAAACTCCAAAAAACAAAACCAAAGTTATCGTTCACATCAGGAGACTATTATTTTGGGAGTCTGTGATCTGTTGCTGTCATTTCTGGGTACCTTTGCTGCGTCTGGGGTTTGGGAACAATCTATGGTACAGGAAAAAACCTGGGGTCAAACGCAAGCTGCAGGGTTGATTGCAGCTGGCCTTAGTCTAATAGCTCTGCTTTGTGCAAAATCTTTACTTCCATTGGTGCCAAAAGCAGTTCTCGGTGCTATTGCAATTGTGAATCTGGGATGGTACTTCAAGTTCTTCTGGAAATACTGTTTTGTATGTAAGAAGAGAAAATATGAGTTTTTGGTTGCAATCATAACGTTTTTGGCTGTATGTCTCTTAGACATAGATATTGGTTTAGGTGTGGGCATAATTTTCTCTATTTTGCTCACTCTACACAGACTTCAAAGGCCTTCTATGGCCATTTTAGGTCATATTCCCAATACTGAAAACTATATAGACATGTCTTTGGAGAAAACTGCCAAAGAAATAGTTGGgattaaaattataaaaatatttCATTCTATATATTATGGGAATGTTGATTATTTATTGTCCAGGATgaaagttaaaataaattgttacccTCGTAAAAATTCAGGAAGTGATAATAAATTATACAGTGAGGAGGATAAATATCATATGTTAATGGAATCTTCACAGTTTCTTGCATTGGGTGAAAATGCTCTGAGGCGAATGAATAATACTGTACTGTATAGGCGTAAAATATCCAAACAAACTGCAGTCATTCACACTGTTATTTTGGATTGTGGGTCTGTCAGCTTTGTGGACGATGAAGGGGCTAATGCTTTAATTAATCTATTTAAGAAATATCAAGGTGTTGGCATCAGCTTTATTCTTGCTGGTTGTTCAAGTGGAGTTTTAAAAACTATACAACAAATGGGTTATTTCAAAGCAACAAGCCAAAGCTGCACTTTCAGCAGTATCCATGATGCTGTACTATTTTCCCTACAACAAGCAGCTGAGAGAAACCAGAGTGCACAAGGATCCAAATGTATTCTTGAGACGGATGGTGAAATGCTAACCCAATGTGAGGATATCGAAATTAAGACGGATGCAAGTAACAGTACAAATGAAGCCTTTGGCCCTGAGGAGAGAGACGAGAATATTTCCGATCAAAGGACCGATATTAAATCGGCAATGCCAAGGGTTATTGAATATGAATCAGCTTTGTAA